CCCTGGATACTCGCTAGTTTGTGTACttaccacaccacacacacactaaatgAACTTTtgagatttctcttttttcttttagacaCAAAGGCACATAGAGGTTCTATGGTTATTCAAAACTAAAGGTGAAGTTGGCCTTTAAATACAGAGAGAATATTGAATGCTCTAATACCCAAAACTGTCCTCATTTCCTAAGGTATCCTTGCGGAGAGCCAGCAAGAGCTGAGGGCCCACAGGAGGAACTCCCGCGTCTCTCACCCTGTTTCTTTGCATCTTTATCCGCCCCCCCTCATTTTCATAGTCCCTTCATAACAGGCTGAAGCCCTGATACATGGCATCTCTGTTCCCTCCCCAACTTGTTTCCAAATTTTGCTCGTCAGTCTCCCACCCCACTCCTCGCCTGCCCCATGGGTAGAGCAGGAAAGTCATCTGGAGTCTTCCCATGCTGTGGACTGGGGTGGCCCAGCAGGGTCCTTGGCATTTGGGTGCATGTTCCACACTCAGCTAGGGTCACAGTTGGCTGCCATCTGCTGAGGGTGGGCAAGGGTCTCTTCCCATTTAGCTCTGCGCCAGGCAAGACAAGCCCTGCAGGGCCTCAGCCAGCCACAGGAAGTCACGATCAGGGCCACAGACACTACTGATCTGGCCATAGGGTTCCCACAACCAGCCCCCACTCACAACAATGAAGGGCATTTTCATTAGAAGCCAGATGCAACAGGGGCTTCCACAAGGCCATAGGAGCCCCCAAGGAGACGTTCCTGCAGAGAAGGTGGCAGGCTGCTGTCGTCTGGGGTCCCCAAGCCCTGTCCCACCTGTGGAGGCCCCACACCCTCAGTTCTGGGGCACACACAGGACAGGGCAGCCTTGGTGCTGCACACCTCCACCTGTGCTGCCAGCCTAGCTGTCAAGAGCAAaggccatttttttccttttctctacccCTTTTAATGCCAGTAAGTTCATTTAGGATGTTTCACAGCAGTAGAAAAGAAACTTTGTTCCAAGTTCAACTTTGAATTATTCTGTCAAAGCAAGCTGGATGAGGCGGTGGGAGTTTACACCTGGATTGAAAGCCTGTTCCCCCACTTGGATAAGGTTCTTAGAGGTCTCGTGGCTTCAGTTTCCCCGTCTATAAAAGAAGACTAATGAAAGGTCCTACATCATAGCACTGCATGGGCCCATCTATCAGACCAGGAAGAGGACAGCCTCCTCAGGCACCAGGCGGGACCTGAGAGAAGTGAGCTGGGGCTCTTggctgtgtgtatgtgggggcgGGTTGTCGGCAGTCTTGGACCAGCTGGATCTGGCTGGGTATACGTGTCCTATGAGAGCTCTGGAAGCTGGCCTAGAAGGTAAAAACCATCTTTAAACTAGGCGACCCCATTCTCCAGCGAATATGCAGGACAGAGCAcaatggggctgggaggaggacaATTTATTAAGGGAGAACTGTCACACGCCCTGGAACCTGGGTTGTGTAGAAAGGTGAAAATATATACAGCAATTAAGTGACAAAACAGTGGAGCATCAAGAACTAGCATGAGAGCCAACGCCACCCAGCAATAAGGAACagtcaggagaaaccaagatggcggcataggttaacgccggagatcgctgcctcgaacaaccacttcagagatataactaaaggacagaacggacatcatccaaaaccacaggaaggctgtctgagtggaaattctacaactaggaggaaagagaatatcatacccagactcagaggaggcgcagtgctgaagtgaaatactcaggtgcggagtgcccgcggagtgggctggcggcggagggcgcagttgttgttttcaatcgggagggagtttcagactctgagctccagatccgggcgagtctctggggaccaagactcaaacaggagaagcgggactgtctggcttcggtcggaactcgaaggcagctttctctccgaggtttgcagccgttgctgggactctgagaggcagagcccctggggaaggagctgagagcagccataactgcttgttccgcctgccctgtagatccccggggacccgccccgcccaagcactgagcagaaccatttgccggatagcctcaggcaaaggctagattagcactgccctagagatccagcacagaagctctcccactgcagacacagcggactctcatagccagttagcctggaggtcaaatcacccccggtattgccgacatcaatcaaggcttaaaggcaacaagactgcgcacaaagactactagggggtgtaccaagaaagcataaaaaatgcggagacaaagaaacaggacaaaactgtcaatggaggatattgagttcagaaccacacttttaaggtctcttaagaactgtctagaagctgccgataaatgtagtgagatcctcaagaaatctaatgagaccctcgatgttgtgataaagaaccaactagaaattaagcatacacggactgaaataaagaatattatacagacacccaacagcagaccagaggagcgcaagaatcaagtcaaagattcgaaatgcgaagaagcaaaaaacacccaactggaaaagcaaaataaaaaaagaatccaaaaatacgaagatagtgtaaggagcctctgggacagcttcaagcgcaccaacatcagaattacaggggtgccagaagatgagagagagcaagatatggaaaacctatttaaagaaataatgacagaaaacttcccccacctggtgaaagaaatagacctacaggtccaggaagcgcagagaaccccaaacaaaaggaatccaaagaggaccacaccaagacacatcataattaaaatgccaagagcaaaagacaaagagagaatcttaaaagcagcaagagaaagaaacccagttacctacatgggaatacccatacgactgtcagctgatttctcaactttgcaggccagaagggaatggcaagaaatattcaaagtgatgaataccaagaacctacaaccaagactactttatccagcaaagctatcattcagaactgaaggtcagataaagagcttcacagataaggaaaagctaaaggagttcatcaccaccaaaccaggattatatgaaatgctgaaaggtatcctttaagaagaggaagaagaaaaaaaaaggtaaagatacaaattatgaacaacaaatatgcatctatcaacaagtgaatctaagaatcaaatgaataaataatctggtgatcataatagaatcagggacatagaaagggaatggactgactattcttgggggggaaaggggtgtgggagatgcggaaagagactggacaaaaatcgtgcacctatggaagaagacagtgggtggggagtgagggcggagggtggggcaggaactgggaggaggggagttatggggggaaaaaagaggaacaaatgtaataatctgaacaataaagatttaatttaaaaaaaaaatgaaagaaagaaagtgaagatgggggaatttgccggaagcctgTCCACCCTAGCTGCTTGGCGCAGTGGCTGCGGGGAGGAGACATCTGCACAGCTTGTGTTTTGGGGGACCTGGCATGTGTGGCATATGTTTGCTTCCCCTCTTaaagctatgtgttttaaacaggatcACCTCccggagaaaggttgtttccccaggtgaggatttttccctggagttagggagggaataaaaccccttaactaagtgccaggcgggtaattaatcactttaactacgaccAATCACGCTTAagatacataatctttacttaggataatctccttcagttacttccttgtagcttaatagaacaatagagtaaccttggaatggagataagaaacgccctaacctttgggatagaatggataggattaaaatcaactggtataaatacagatgtaacaagacaatcaagacagaacttggctggagatcctggctagagaacctggctaggctgctgatcaactgaacgctgtctccgtgtcattccttcttcgccgactccgtccacacctttgggaacccctggacctgctgctgtTGGACCCCAACAATTTTATAAactaccaaatttttaaaaaattaaatctattgaGGGTTGGGGAAGGAGGGCTGCTGAGCAACCATCACAGACAGCGGAGGCCCCAAGGCAGAGGCTCCAGGAACCAGGCAGAGCAACTACACAGAAAAGATGGGCAAGGAGACCAATGGTGACAAGAAGCCCACAACTAAATTTGAACTAGAGCGAGAAACAGAACTTCGCTTTGAGGTGGAAGCGTCTCAGTCAGTTCAGTTGGAGCTGCTGGCTGGCATGGCAGAAGTCTTTGGCACCGAGCTGACCCGGAACAAGAAATTCACCTTTGATGCTGGTGCCAAGGTAGTTGTTTTCAGTTGGCATGGCTGTTTGGTACGGCTGAGTGGCCGCACCGAGGTGGCTTATGTCTCCAAGGACACCCCTATGTTGCTTTACCTCAACACTCATACAGCGTTGGAGCAGATGCGGAGGCAGGCGGAGAAGGGAGACGAGCGAGGCCCCCGGGTGATGGTAGTGGGCCCCACCGATGTGGGCAAGTCCACAGTGTGCCGCCTGTTGCTCAACTACGCAGTGCGTTCGGGCCGCCGGCCCACGTATGTGGAGCTGGATGTGGGCCAGGGCTCTGTGTCTATCCCTGGTACCATGGGGGCTCTCTATATTGAGCGGCCGGCAGATGTTGAGCAAGGATTCTCCGTCCAGGCCCCTCTGGTGTATCATTTTGGCTCCACCACTCCTGGCACCAACATCAAGCTTTACAAGAAGATTACATCTCGTCTAGCAGATGTGTTCAACCAAAGGTGTGAAGCGAACCGAAGGGCTTCTGTGAGTGGCTGTGTCATTGACACCTGTGGCTGGGTCAAGGGCTCCGGCTACCAGGCCCTGGTGCATGCAGCTTCAGCCTTTGAGGTCAATGTGGTTGTGGTTCTGGATCAAGAACGACTTTACAATGAACTGAAACGGGACATGCCCCACTTTGTGCGTACTGTGCTGCTCCCTAAATCAGGGGGTGTGGTGGAGCGCTCCAAGGATTTCCGGCGGGAATGTAGGGATGAGCGTATCCGTGAGTATTTCTATGGATTCCGGGGCTGCTTTTATCCCCATGCCTTCCATGTCAAATTTTCAGATGTGAAAATCTACAAAGTTGGGGCACCTGCCGTTCCAGACTCCTGTTTGCCTTTGGGCATGTCTCAGGAGGACAATCAGCTGAAGCTAGTACCTGTCACCCCTGGCCGAGATATGGTGCACCACCTCCTGAGTGTCAGCACTGCTGAGGGCACGGAGGAGAACCTCTCTGAGACCAGTGTGGCCGGTTTCATCGTGGTGACCAGTGTGGACCTGGAGCATCAGGTGTTTACCGTTCTCTCTCCAGCCCCCTGTCCACTGCCCAAGAGCTTccttctcatcatggatgtccgGTTCATGGATCTTAAATAGAGATCAGGGAGTCTTGCTGCCTGGGGCATGGAGATCTGTGGCCATCACAGAGACAGATGGGCTGAAGAGGGAGAGTCTTTTGAGGCCAGGCTGACCAGTAAATGGTGGACTAGTAAAAAGCATATATTCTACCTCTTAAAACAGGTGGTGGTGACTTAACTACTAATCTTGAGTCAAAAGGAAAACCATGAGACTATGATTGGCTTCTTAGATCACCTAAGGTGCCACTTCAAATTCTCTAAGGCCCTGGAGAATCCCATTTCTTTAACCAGTTACTGTGtggactcatttttttaaaatcactgcttTATATGCTATATATAGTATTTGTTACCTTATTTTTCCAGGATGTACAAGTGTATTAGAAGGACTCTTtacaataaaattcaaacttggaaaaaatatataaatctttgttttactatggttgcaaatatcaaaaactttctatatgtgacatggcaccagaattaagttagggtttttcacaatgctgacacgccgagctcaaaaggttcgccatcactgatataggcctaaccaatggatacagacaagagcggggtgagggcatgagtggggggatggggggtaatgtggggataaggacacatgtaatgatcaataaaaagtttaaaataaataaaattttatttttattgatttcagaaagggagagggggagagagagaaacataaatgatgagaaccatcgatcggctgcctcctgcatgacccctaccgggggactgagcccacacctgggcatgtgccctgaccaggaatcgaaccgaggcctcctggttcataggtcaatgctcaaccacttagccacaccagtcaggcaccCCATTTCCTCGTTGACACCACTGGAATGTAGGAAAAACCCACACCACCTTCATTTAGAAAGTGTAGCAAGGTTGGAGGGGAAGGCTGGGGTATGTAATGCCATAAGCCACTGCAGCCATTGCAGCTTCCCCTGCAGTGGTTTGAAAGTGTCCCTCAAATTCTAGTCCaaccagaacctcagaatgtgaccttatttggaaatagggacATTGTACATGTAATTAGTGAAGATGAGGTCATTCAGGGAGGCCAGTAAATACAATGACTATATCCTTAGAAGAggagaggacacagggagaaggccgGGTGACGACAGACGCAGCCACGGAGTGATGCTGCCGCAGGCCCAGGAACATCAGGGTCTGTGGGCCACAGGGGAAGTGGAAGAGGCACAGGATTCTCTACCAGAGCCTCCAGAGGACACCAGTGCTATGGGCACCAGGACGGACAGATTCATTCCGGTTGTTGTAAGCCGGCCAGTGTGAGGTCATTTATGCAGCAGCCCTAGAACCGAATACACCGGGCCCTGTGCCCAGCATTCCACCTGAAATGTCCCCTGCTGTGTCTCACACCAGGCCCAGGGGAGCAGAGTCCATGTGACGGTGCCTTAAGGTCAGCGTTTCCGGTTCTGGGGAATGGCTCTGGCAGCTTCATGAACTGAGCATGGTAGTCAGGCTTTGGTCCTGGGAACTCCTGGAGCCTCGAGGGTCTGGTGGTGGCTACACCCGCTTGGTATCGCCATGTGGATGCTTCTCCCCATTGTGGGTCCGCTGGTGTTTGTGGAGGTCGGTGCCCCGGCAGAAGCCCTGGCCACAGGCCGGGCACGTGTAGGGCTTCTCGCCTGTGTGCGTCCTGCGGTGGGCACTGAAGTGTGAGCTGTTGCTGAAGCGTTTCCCACACTCGGCACACACGTAGGGCCGCTCCCCGGTATGTGTCCGGCGGTGGATGACCAGGCTGGAGCTCTGGCTGAAGCGCTTCCCACACTCGGCACACTGGTagggcttctcgcccgtgtggACCCGCTGGTGGGTGCTGAAGTTGGAGCGGTCGCTGAAGCCCTTCCCGCACACCGGACACTGGTACGGCCGCTCGCCGG
This is a stretch of genomic DNA from Myotis daubentonii chromosome 4, mMyoDau2.1, whole genome shotgun sequence. It encodes these proteins:
- the LOC132232338 gene encoding polyribonucleotide 5'-hydroxyl-kinase Clp1-like, which encodes MGKETNGDKKPTTKFELERETELRFEVEASQSVQLELLAGMAEVFGTELTRNKKFTFDAGAKVVVFSWHGCLVRLSGRTEVAYVSKDTPMLLYLNTHTALEQMRRQAEKGDERGPRVMVVGPTDVGKSTVCRLLLNYAVRSGRRPTYVELDVGQGSVSIPGTMGALYIERPADVEQGFSVQAPLVYHFGSTTPGTNIKLYKKITSRLADVFNQRCEANRRASVSGCVIDTCGWVKGSGYQALVHAASAFEVNVVVVLDQERLYNELKRDMPHFVRTVLLPKSGGVVERSKDFRRECRDERIREYFYGFRGCFYPHAFHVKFSDVKIYKVGAPAVPDSCLPLGMSQEDNQLKLVPVTPGRDMVHHLLSVSTAEGTEENLSETSVAGFIVVTSVDLEHQVFTVLSPAPCPLPKSFLLIMDVRFMDLK